The nucleotide sequence TTCTGCTTTCCCCTTCCGACACCTCCAACTCTGATTACCCCTCCCTTCACAACACTCCAAAATCAGCTCCTGACCCTTATAAGTCCAGCCACTGAGTCTCCTCCTCATTATATGACCAATTCATCTTGCTTTCCAATGacatgttttacacacacacacacacacacacacacacacaccattcttctctcttcctgactcccactaCATTCCCTGACctgtcctctttcttttcccttgcaaGATAAGGGGTTAGGGGAGGGAGAACAGTCACCATAAAAAGCGAAGAGCCTCATTCTTGCTCTGGGTCTCGCTGGGGCTTGTTGTCCTGGCAGCTAACCTCACAAGAAGAATGGAAGGGATGAACTTAAAAAGCCCGTGGTCACTTGTGTTAAAAGgtctttgtaaaccctaaaggcAGAAATGCTTTAGCCAGCAGGCCTTGGAAGTAGTTCTGGTAATTGAGCTCCACCCCATTCCCCCACCAGGGCATGTATCAAGCACTGTCCGGGATTGGAAGAAAGCAGGGCCTGGGGGGTTTATGGAGAGGGGCATTGGGAGCACTGCCTCGAGTTATGGTCGGCTCCTCTACTCAGCTCTGCACCTTCTCATCCATCAAAGATCTTGTGACCCAGTGGGAGGTACCACTTGGTGGGGAATGGGCCCCTGCCCCGTTTGGtattgggaggaggggggaaccATCAATTCACCCTTAACTGCTGAGAGACACCACCAATTTGACCCTGGCATTAGGGAGATGCTGTCTCCCAAACATGAGAAAATTGGCAGGCCctcagggaaaggggagggactGGGTTGTTCTCTGCTTTTtatccattccccacccccacccccacttcccactGCTTCAGCTGTTTCCACCACAGAGTTGGAAGCTGGCTCTGGTTGCAGCAATGGTGAGTAGCCTGGCTGTTGTCCTCGCCATGACGCCCTTCGATGTAGTCAGTACCAGGCTCTACAACCAACCCACAGATGCCCATGGCAAGGTGAGAGGGTTCAGGGTGGGGGAAGCAGAACTGCATTATTATACAGTAAGAGCCTGATGGGGGGGGAGTGATCAAGGAGGTGGGCAGATAGGTGGGGGGAGGGTTACAGAGAGGgcaagggtgggaagggaaaaataCATAATGTACCCGCTTCCCATGTCCACCCCATCCAGGGTCTGATGTACCGGGGACTACCAGATGCAGTGATGCAAACAATTCGGACTGAAGGCATCTGGGGCATGTACAAGGGCATGGGTGCTTCCTATTTCCGACTTGGCCCCCATACCATCCTCTCACTCTTCTTCTGGGATCAGCTTCGATTCCTTTACCAGAAACACAATCAGTGACCCCTACCCAACTCCAAATTTTCCCTCAACACACTCCATTTGGGAAGGACTACTCCTCTTCCCCTTGATCTGATATTTCCTGGACCCTTCCGTACTTTTAGGACTGATAATCACTCACCTCGACCACCCACACCCTTTTTCTCAGGGTTGAATCACTATGTGGGACACTCCTTCCCATCCAATCGTGACTCCTGCCATCTCTTCACAGCTTAAAACCTCTCACCCTCACTCTCAGGGTTGAATCAATCAAAGGGATATTTTCTTCTTGCCTGGACTGCTAGCTTCCAGTTCCCATGCACAGCTTTAAACCTCATCCCCCCAAACCAGAGGGAACTGGAGGGACCGTTCCTCATCCCTGCCTCTAGATTCAAATTGTATAAATGcttctgccctctcccttccaccaAAGCCACAGAGATTGTATTGGTATAAAGCAAGTTTATTTCTGCAAAGGTGGTGCCCTATGTCTGTCTGTGGAGCAGGATATGGGGAAAACCCCCACCATCAATCCCTTGCTTCTGTTGGGTAAACCAGACAGTCAGACACCAGCAGCAGACGGCAGGCTCAGGATCTTTCCCGGGGGCCAAAAAtgctggggtcaagaagagtcagggAGGTCACTAGCCTTTCAAAGTCAACCAGGGTCCAGGGTGGGAGGTACTGGGCTTCGTGGCCTTCGGGTGGCCTACTCCCAGAGCTGGGGAAGAGAGTAAAATGAGTACACAGGCCCCGATTTCTTCCTCCACAGGAAACTGGCATTTTTGCCTGCCACTCCCACACCCCACCCACCTCCTCCTTTCAGCTCCTCCGGCATGAATTCTCCCAgctgtcccctcctccccaatcccCCTGCAGGGACCCAAACACTCCGCCCCACCGCATTTACAGAGGCTCGTTGAAGGTCAGCAGGAGATCAGTCCCATATTGGGGCAATCGGAACAGTGCGAGGTGTAAGATCACATCCTTTTCATTCTGTGGGCGGCAGAATCAGCTCAGATCACTGTGCAATCAAGCAGTGTCAGAGCTGCCGGGGACCCCGAAGGCCATCAGTCCTTCTACACAGGGAAACTGAAACTTCCCTAGTCCGTTGTCTCAGAGGACTTCGAAGCCCTTTTCCCTGAACTCCACTGCTGCTATTCCTTCTATCACCGCTTCCAGCCCCCGGCTTCCCGCAAGCTCCCTGCTGCCCAGTATTTCGACATCCCCCTCCTCCCGCAGGCCACTCTCACTACCCACACCCCAGTGCCCTCACCGCCGCCTCATTCTCCTTTGCCATACGCTGCCGACCGCAGAGGACCCAGGCATCCCGGCAGCCCCGAAGGGACAGAGTGTGGGAGGCCAGGGGCTCCACAGCCTCTACTTGCTCGGCCCCTGTCCCTTGCACCCCTCCCAGAGCCTCGAAGTGGTACCTAGATGGGAAGAGCGAGAAGGGCGTGGGGGGTGAAGGGCGCGGCAGCTTCAGACACACCCTCTCTACAGAGGATGCCCGTAGGCCACGCCTCCTCCAACAACTAGGACTCGTCTCACCTTCCCATTGGCCAGAAAGATGCCCCGCCCCCTCCCTTGGCGGAGATGCTCACCGCGCTGCTGCTTCTCCTTGCACGTGCGCTTGCAGCTCCAGGAGTTCCACGATGAGACTCTGCTCCGTCCCGCGGTGGCAGAAAACTTCCTGGTTGTCCGGTACCGGCCGGAAATCACTGAGGGGCAGAGGCGGAGTCTGAGCACTACACCCCGCACCCCGCTCTCCCCTAGGCTCCCGTCCCCACCCTACCCAGCAGTGACCCCTGACCTCACGTCCAGAGCCCCTGGGGGAAGGGTGATGGAGAAGGCTCCCCCGAACAGCGGATGGTTTCGTTTGGGCTCCATAGACGGGTCTGTAAGGGGGCGGcgagagaagggaaaaggtttGTGGAGGAGTGATGCATTTCCCGCCCCTTCCCCCGCCAGCGTCCTCGGTCACGAAGGCGGCgcgggggagggtggggggagtgggcaCATGTTCTATCATCCTACAGGCCATCTCGTTCTTTCCTTACCTGGCTCTTTGTTCTTCTTTGGTTCCGGGGCCCTTTAAGGTCTGGCCCCGCCCCAGACCCCGCCACCCAATGGGCGCCggcacctcccccctccctgttcTGCCGGGCTAAACTCAACTGCCTCAAAGATGGAGGAGGCGGTGGGGTCAAATATCTTGCTCAGCGACCAATGGGAGAGaggagcgggggaggggggaggtctCTGGTTTTGTGACGTAGACGGCAGGCTCCCTGGGCTGGCCACTCACGGCTCGGCCCTTGTCTCTTCTTAAAGGGGCCGCCACTGAAATAAAAAAggctgagaaaagaagaaagtgggTAGGAAGAAAGGAGGCAGCCCCGGGTTCAGGAGTCCGTGTTCTCCCCTGGCCACccgtgccccctcccccaatcctctCTTCCGTAGCGGGAATAGTATCTAATTCTTATCCGTTAATCGTTAATCTCCGGGGGCTAACTGTGAGATTAGGGAAACAATGGGACCAGGTGCCTGGCCCTTCCCAGCACTCCAAACATACACACCCCTTCCTTGTTCCTGGAACCCGAGATCTGAAGCCGGTAATTGCTGGAATAACCTAATTAATGCCTCCAGCTCCTTTCCTGGGAACGCAGCGGGGTGGGGGCGTGTGAAGGTGGGACTGTGCAGGTCTGGGCCGCGGGGCTGGACTCCtcggacctggactcaggaacacCCAGAATCCCGGAGCTGGAGCCAAGACTTCCAAGGTCATCCGGTCCCACCCACAGCTGAGAGGAAAGAATCCCTTCTACCGCGGCAGAGGATTCTTTTCCAGCTTGATACGGTCAACAggctgctggatttggagtcagaggggacctgggtttgacttCTGGGTCTGATTGCAATCCCCTTTATGCTGTCCGATTGAGGACCCCCTTACAGCACTTTGGTACAACTCTGCGACTTGGAGCTAGGGCACCAGGGTCAACTCATCTCTGCCATTTACCATTTGTATGACGGGGCTTCGTGTCGTCCGCTCTTTGAGGAGCAGTATATTGTACCTttctcatttcacacatgaggaaactgaggctccatggTGAGATTCAATGTCCGGGGTTACGTAGCTAGTGTCAGACCTGTCATTTGAACCCgagtccagtgctttattcactccTCTTCGCTCAAAAATCCTAGATTTTAGGATTGTTAGAATTTTATGAAGCTAAAATCGACCTTTCTGCAACTTCTACATATTGCTCCTAGATTATtaaatccttttccttccctgtttAGGGTGTTTGAGTTGAGACAGGAATTATATAACTCAACTtcctccaaccccacccccaatatacttcttcccatttcccattAGGGAAGTCTATGAGGCCTAATCTTGCTGTGTCCAAGAAAtggcttccccttccttccttcaaatcccacaCTCTGCAGCTCTACAAGCCCCTTCTCTGGCTCTTGGTGACTTCCCTAGTTTCCCATCTCTTCCTGGGGGCCAAGGAATATCCTGCCTCTGAGTCAAAATTGGAATAAAACATTTGTGTGCTTAACTGGAGACAGGTTTGAAAATTGTACCACCCTCCCTCCACCAGGCTCTCCTACCTCTagtccacccccatccccaggaGATTGTGAAGCTTAAGTATAATCCGTGTAGTTATCACAAAATAACTATGTATTTATACAAGATGGAAATCTGAGCTAAAATCGTGATCTTGAGGTGACCTTAAGTGCTATGCTGATGAAGCACAAACCTTTCCCCCACCTTGACTTCCGGCCCAGTTTCCTAGCGTGAGGAATTGAGGCCTCCCCCAGAGTACTGTGCTGTGCATCAGACTGAACTGGTTCTAGCCGGAGCTCTTTGGGAAAAGCTTGACAAAATTAGAGCTGTGAAGCAATTTTGATGTTGATTTTCTGGACTGAAGGGCTTGAGGGAGGATGGAGAGTCTGTTTAGGGCCCAAGTCACATATCCTTTCTATCATCTCAGTTTCTAATCTCAGGAATCAAGTCtgtaggagaggaggagggaaggacaaAGGATGTGGACAACCAGAAAAAGCTGAAGCTGGACAAGTTATCCTTCTCTCTCagctttctcctccccccaagtCTCTGAGCCTAGCCcctaaatggaaaggaaagaggggtGGGATTCAGCTCCGTAGATCTCAATCCGAGAGTGCTCAGTGTGTGTTATAGATGTCAAAATCAACAAGcataaaatcatctttttaattaaatgtctacAATGTTCAATGTACCATGCTAGGTGCTATAGGCAATACAAAACCACTTTATGAGACTAGCCCTTAATGCTTCAAAGAAAGCCAGTCTGCCTAGTGAGACAGGACATTCGTAAGTTCATTTCAATTCAGTGTAGCACTAAGACCTAACTCAGGTCTGGGATAGTACTCGTTGATACATTTTAGTAACAAGAATCCAAAGCAAAAAGTGACAAAACATATGCAGTGCACACGTGGGGTATGCTGTCCCACTGTATCACACCATCAGTGGGATACAGAATACGCGAATAGGAAACAAGCATGAAATGACCACTTCTAGGGACACATGGGGGATGATATGTGTGGTTGTGTGGCCAAATTACTTCCATGGCTAGAGTTTGCAAGTATGCCAATATCCTGTGATGATGTTTTCACGCTAATTTAGACAGGGTAGGAAATAGGATGTAAGACAAAGGCAACAATAAACTTCTCAGCTTGTTAGGGGAGAAAGATTGAGCTAGAAATTACTtggtaaatagaaaaaaattatcctCTTCCCTTGAGGAGAGGTCCACAGAAGGAAGCAAAAAGAGGGCTCCTAATTGTGCCATGTGCCTCTAAATTGTTCATAGTTTGGATAATGGTTAATCCTTACACATCTGTACTAAAGTAGTTTTGTCTCACTCAAGCTTGTTGGGCAAGTCTATTGAAGAGGAGCCTTGGGAGCAGTTGTGAAGAGCCACATTTTTCAATTACAGAATTGCACTCCCTTCCCCAGGCAGTTCCTACCCGGTGACAGAAGATAGTCACAGCAGTCAGATGATGGTAGCCAATCCAGTATtaattaaaatggaaactgaatACTGTGTGCTCATAATGATCAAGATTGTCCCTAAGTCTAAAAGTCTTTTGTGAGCAaagactactatgtgccaagaactgtgctaatgaataggggtacaaagaaaggcaaaaaatgaccCCAAATAACCAAGTTTCCGCTCTGAAAGAACttaggagacaacatacaaacaagatacaggtagatatacatgtgtgtctatatatataataaataggagataatcatATTGGATAGACTGTGTGGCATATAGTAGAGCAAGTTATGAAGGAGCTTAAAAGTCAAATAGGATTTTCCCTGCTGGGAGTTTATTGACATAGacgtgcttcaggaaaatcactgacagctgagtgcaggatggactggagtggggagagacttgaggtagggaaacTAAACCCATCAGGCAACATTAGAGtaatccaggtgtgaagtgatgagggccaaTGTGCTAGGGTAGCGTTTGGAAAGAAGGGGGTATATACCGGAGATGTCATAAAGGGTAGTATGGACAGGActcagcaacagattggatattggcaggggggagaggagaggggagtgaGATGACAATGACATCTAGGTCGTGAGTCAGGGTGAcagggaggatggtggtatccccATTAGTACTAAGGAAGTTAGGTTCCTTATTGAA is from Trichosurus vulpecula isolate mTriVul1 chromosome 7, mTriVul1.pri, whole genome shotgun sequence and encodes:
- the SLC25A35 gene encoding solute carrier family 25 member 35, with translation MDFLLSGLAACGACVFTNPLEVVKTRMQLQGELQAPGSYQRHYRNVFHAFFTIGQVDGLAALQKGLAPALVYQFLMNGIRLGTYGLAEAGGHLLDSNGNHSPGRSAAAGALAGVMGAYIGSPIYMVKTHLQAQSASKIAVGHQYKHQGMYQALSGIGRKQGLGGLWRGALGALPRVMVGSSTQLCTFSSIKDLVTQWELFPPQSWKLALVAAMVSSLAVVLAMTPFDVVSTRLYNQPTDAHGKGLMYRGLPDAVMQTIRTEGIWGMYKGMGASYFRLGPHTILSLFFWDQLRFLYQKHNQ
- the RANGRF gene encoding ran guanine nucleotide release factor, with protein sequence MEPKRNHPLFGGAFSITLPPGALDVSDFRPVPDNQEVFCHRGTEQSLIVELLELQAHVQGEAAARYHFEALGGVQGTGAEQVEAVEPLASHTLSLRGCRDAWVLCGRQRMAKENEAANEKDVILHLALFRLPQYGTDLLLTFNEPLSGSRPPEGHEAQYLPPWTLVDFERLVTSLTLLDPSIFGPRERS